Within the Candidatus Methylomirabilis tolerans genome, the region CTCGAATATACTCATAGAGATCATGATAACGATGCGCTGCTCGCGATCCAGGCGTTTTTTTAGCACGCCCCCTATCGGGGGAAGCTGCCAGCGTGCAGCGCTCAGCTATCAGCACCGGAGGTAAGAGGCTGAAGGTAGATAGACTGAAGGCTGAAGGGAGGAAGTGGCTACACCAGAAAGCTTTCAGCCTTCAGTCTAAACCCCTCACAGCTATCCGGCGGGCTGAATGCGAACGACGCGCGCATCGGCCTCGAGGATGTCTTCTACGCGCCCATTCCAGAGGCTGCGGAAACGAGCGACTGAGGCGGCATCACCATTCGAGAGTGCCGGACCGATGGCGGCGGACAGTTCTTTGGGGGCTGGTACGACGTTTGGCTCGTAGGCCACATGGACGGAGCGCCCCGTGTCCAGGCGCGCAAAGTCGAATTCGCAATGGCGCAGATCATCGTTTCGAAAAACGAAGAGGTCGCGCCGGCGAAAGCGCCCGCCCCCCAACCCCCCAAACCCGGTCTCAGACGCGGCGCCGATGACCAGATTTACCAGTTGCGCAATCGGTCCATACCCGAAATCTGTCGGCCCGCCGTAGGCCGTTACCTGTACGTTGCCTCGGACAGCCGGCTCATCGCCATACAGGGCTTTCAGTCCATGCCGTAAGACGAGGTATGCGCCGGCTACGGTCGGACACATATGGCCTGCCGCCTTGACCAGCTCTTCAAAGCCGACCGCGATCGGCTCTTCAGGACCGACCAATCCCAAGAATTCGAGAAAGGGGTCGCGTACCATAATCGGTTCCGGACGTACTCGTAATGAGAGTGTGAATTGTTCACGTGACGTTGGCTTATCCATACTCATAACGGTGGTACCCTCCTTTTACGCTTCACGCGATATTGCCGCCAGCTTGTACAGCTCGGCCAGCAGCGGTTCAAGTTCTATGTTATGAATCCGACACGCCTGTCGCAGCGTCACGGTGGGGGCCATCGCCTTGCGCATCTCCGGATTCTGGAGCGGGCGTAAACCGCGGCTGACAAGCAGTTCAAGGGCCCCCGGAATGGTGAGCAGATCGGCAACAAGCTTGTCCGCCGTCGGTTCTTCCCCTGCCGGTACGGGCGCCGCATCCGGCGGATGCGCGCGCACGGTCATGAGTACGTTGACAGCAAATGCCGCAAACGCCCCCACACCCAGCAGACCGGAAAGGGAGATATACGACCACGCCTCTGACAGACCGGCCACCTCGACCAGCACCTCGAGACCGCGTAGCGCCACCGCCGCGTTGAGCAGATAGAAGGTCACATCTCGCCAGCCCGTGCTCCATAACGGCGTGCCGGCAAATACCGGGACGAGGCGCGCGGCGACGCCGACGATGATCTGCGTCAGAAAGCCGAGGGTGAACGCATGGCGGCCGAAGTCCAAAACCAGCGCGGGCATTGGGCTACCCACGAGTGCCGCCGCTGCACTCCACGCGGGTGTAAACACGAGCGCAACAAGCAACCAGGTATAGGCGGACACCATGAACTTTTCGTAGCCGCGGTCACCCACTGTCGTCTGATTCTCCCACGACCCAAGGATGCCAAGCCGCAGGAGGAACGCCCCCGTTGCGAGCGCCAGCGCTGCCCCGGCAAGCGCGCGCGCGATTGGAAGCAACGTCCATGCTTCAATAACGGCCACGATCACCCATGCCGTTACGGCCAGTTGATAGCCGGCGAACAGCGTGCCGCTGCCGCGTTGAGATGGCGGCGGCAGACCCAAAAAGACCGGCGCGATGCGTAAACTCATGCCGAGGATCCACGAGGCCCCGAAACCCCATAGCGCCGTTTCCCACACGGCCGGTTGGAGTGAACCGATACCGGCCGCCGTCGTG harbors:
- a CDS encoding DUF542 domain-containing protein, with the translated sequence MGAQQFTSATTVDDVVHTNPALSRVLNAHGIDTCCGGSATLAEAAHVRGIDLGKLLVALNGDSEPRERPATVTTKPTDRCVAPACEATAPSAPLPRPAVAVPAVPRPTRYVRFFTASLLFALTFGGTLGALTLATLTLPWSFLGGLPVASAKVAHGYAQVFGFAALFIMGVAYHVIPRFKGAPLAAPGVASASFWLQAGGVLAVAVGVLAGPPVVGPIRLMGAMALLAAALSFGWVVHHSLAAGAPTPERFERYLRAGCAWLAVAAALAVTTAAGIGSLQPAVWETALWGFGASWILGMSLRIAPVFLGLPPPSQRGSGTLFAGYQLAVTAWVIVAVIEAWTLLPIARALAGAALALATGAFLLRLGILGSWENQTTVGDRGYEKFMVSAYTWLLVALVFTPAWSAAAALVGSPMPALVLDFGRHAFTLGFLTQIIVGVAARLVPVFAGTPLWSTGWRDVTFYLLNAAVALRGLEVLVEVAGLSEAWSYISLSGLLGVGAFAAFAVNVLMTVRAHPPDAAPVPAGEEPTADKLVADLLTIPGALELLVSRGLRPLQNPEMRKAMAPTVTLRQACRIHNIELEPLLAELYKLAAISREA